The sequence TGTTGATATTTAAGCGTTGATTTGGTGGTTAATCTTGCAGAGAATATATATTTTAGTTGCAATTATATGCCGGTTCTGAATGAGCAACCAATATAGCACAAAATCAACATTGAAACAATTAAAATTCGTTCATACCGCCGACCTGCACCTTGATACCCCTTTCAAGGGCCTTGCCACGTGGAACCCCTCGCTGGCTGAAAGGATGAGGGATGCCACCTACCGCAGCCTTGTCAGTATAATTAACCTTTGCATCAACGAGAAGGTTGATTTCCTGCTTGTCGCCGGCGATATATTCGATAGCGAGAATGCCAGCCTTGCTGCACAGATAAAATTCCTGGATGAACTTAAGCGGTTAACGGAACAAAATATTCCCGTCTATTTCATTTGCGGCAATCACGACCACCTGGGTGCATGGGACAGCAGCTTTGTTCTGCCGGAAGGTGTTTACCGTTTCGGATCATCACACGTTGAAAAGATTACCTTCTCCAGGGGCGGTAAGCCGGCGGCCGACATTTACGGGATCAGCTACGGTTCAAGCCATATAAGGGAGAGCCTTGTACCCCTATACAAAAAAACAGGGGGTGCCGCACCTGTATCGATTGCTATGCTGCACGGAATGGCTGATGTTGTTGGATATGATGAGAAATATGCACCTTTCAGGCTTGGTGAGCTGCTGGAGACTACCTTTGATTACTGGGCACTGGGCCATGTCCACAAACACAGGGTTCTGAGCCGGGACCCGCTGGTAGTCTATCCCGGGAATCCGCAGGGAAGGGATTTTGGTGAAACAGGTTCCAGGGGTTGCTATCTCGTTGAGATGAAAGAAGGGGGTAAGCCTGAGGCCCGGTTTGTGCCCGTTCATCATATCAGGTTTGAGGAGGTTGATATAGACCTGAACGGAGTGGATAGTTTATATGATATGAATGACCTGATCGGCGCTGAGCTGGATAAGGTTTTTCATTTGCAGGAGGCGGGGCGCTTCATGGTCAGAATACGGCTTACCGGCCGTACTGAACTGCACCGGAGGCTGATGCGCAGCGGAGAAACTGAACAGATGGCCGAAGAGCTCAACAGCAGGTACGGCGAAGGCGAACATTTCCTGTTTGTTGACAGTATCGAGCTGTTGACTTCACTTCCTGTTGATGTTGAAAAACTTGCCGGGGGGAAAGATTTTACCGGCGAGCTGGTACGCACCATCAGGCATTACGAGGCTGATGAGGCAAGACTTGAAGGGCTGGTTGAGAAGATTGTCAATGAGCTGCCTGCTGCCCGCATATTCAGGGAGACAGGCGAACTGTCCATGCAGGATAAACGTGATGCGCTTGAAAGGGCAAAATGGTTATTGCTGGAAAGGCTTGCCGGTGGCCCGGACAATGAACCGCCGGTGTGAGACGGGCAATAATGCCGGTGCGGGCCGGGAAATGAAACACCGGAACGACCCGGACAATGAACCGCCGGCAAGACAGGTTGAATATTAATCATAATGAATGCACATAAGGGAAATACATATTGACGGTTTTGGTATTTACAGTGATTTCAGGCTGCAGGGACTGGAACAGGGGGTCAATGTGATACTTGGCAGGAATGAAGCGGGCAAGAGTACGCTTCACCGGTTTCTCAGGTATACGCTTTTCGGGTACCCGCATTACAGGGACCAGAGAATGGCTCCTTTAAAGGGGGGAGGCCACGGGGGAAGGATCATTGCAACCCTGGCCACGGGCGATGAGCTGGTGGTTGACCGTAAAGGAAACGGACAATTATCGGTATATACCGGGGGACAGGAGTTTGGAAGTGAAAGCGTACTGAGCCGGTTGCTGGGGAATACAAATGAATCTATCTATAATAAGGTGTATGCCTTCACACTCGATGAGCTGGTTAGTCTTGAATCTCTTACCCAGTCCGGCGTGGAGGACAGGATGTTCAGCATTGGCATGGGTCTGGGTGATATATCGCTGGCAGATTTAGAGGATGGGATCAGAAGCCGCATTGACAAGGTACATAAGCCGGGAGGCAGGGGAAGGATGATCAGTGAAATATTGAAAAGCAATGGCGGGCTTAAGGAGGAGATAGCATCCAGGCAGGCACTTTTGCCCAGGCGAAGGGAGCTAAAGGAAGAGCTCGAGAGGACCCAAAGGGAGGCAGGCCGGGTGCAGGAACTGGCCAGGGAGAAAACGGCAGCTGCCGGCAGAGCCGGGAACCTTCTCAAATGCCACGAGAGCTGTGTAAGGTACCTGAAGGCAGCAGCGGAGCTGGAAAAACTGCCCGGGCCGCTTCCATGGCCGGAAAGGGGAATGGAGCTGATGGGAAAACTTGAGGAAAGGAAAGAAGAGTATGCCGGCAGACTGCATGCTCTCATTAAAGGGGAAGCCGGGAACATGGGCATTGATGAGCTAAAGGATCTTGTTGCAGGGACGGAATTTAACAGTAAAATTGTTAATGAGACGGGCAGGGTTGAATACCTTAAAAGCAACCTGTCTATGTATACTGGTTTGGTCACTGATTACAGGAAAGAAGCCACTTCTGTTTCCGCACTCAAAGACAGGCTGAACGGACTGGTAACGGGAATAGACCGGTCATGGACACCGGAAACAATAACCGATATCAGTGGTGGAGATATTCACAGGTCTGCCATAAGCTCTTTTATATCAGATCTTGAAGAGGTAAGAAACAAGATTATTAAGGCTGAGGCACTAGCCGGCGCAAACCGGCGGGGACTGAGCATTCGGGATATCCGTATTATAGCGGTGCTGATATCGGCGGTACTTTTAATAGCTGCCATACCTGCATTTTATTATTCTGTTCATGTTGCAGGAGGGGCTCTTGTTTTGGCAGCGTTGGCTGTCCTTGCCGGCAGCAGGATGGCAATGTCACGAAGACCGGATGCAGATCCTTCTGATGAGGTCAATCAACTCCGGGAGCAGGAGAAGAAGATCATCTCCCTGTATAATGAATACATGTCGGGCAGAATTGGAATAAAGGGAACTATTCCGGCAGGGACCGCATTGCGGGTACTGGATGAAATTGATAATGCAGCCGGAATACTTGAACGCATAAGGGAAACGGAAGCTAAACAGGAGGAGAGGAAACAGTTTATTGATGAGTATGAAAAGGTTGTAATGTCGGTTGCTCCTGTCGCCGGCATCGATGCTGTAGCGGAAGGAAGTATGGATTTTCACGCCAGCAGGATAATAGAAATTTTCAAGGATGCTGACGAAAAGCGTAAACTGAAGGAGAAGTATAGCGAAGAGCTGGAGCGGAGGACTAAAGAGATCGATGCTATTGAGAAAAGAGTTGCAGCCACTGAAAAAGAGATAGCCCGGTTACTGGATGCTGCAGGGGCCAAAGATCCTGAAGATTTCAGCCGGAAACACCGGTTAAACGAGCGAATAGGGGAGTTGACCGCTGAGAGGGACAGGACAGCAGATAACATAGAAATCATTATGGGGTCAGGACGGCTTGAAGAGGTCGTGGAGTGGTTCTCCGGCAGAAGCAAAGAAGAGACTGAGGCTGAGGTTCGTGAGCTGGAACTAGCCGTTTCGGAACTTGATGCCGCTATCAGGCAGCTTAATGTTAAAAGCGGAGAGATCACGGCCGAGATAGCCCGTATTGAAAAGGAGAGTGATATGGCCTCGCTTTTGTCAGCTCTTGAAACAGGGAAAACCATGCTGGGCAAGGCTGTCGGGGACTGGCTGGCGGGGCGCATGGCCATTGAACTTCTTACCGGTGTAAAGACCAGCTATGAAGAGGAAAAGCAGCCTGCTGTAATAAGCAGTGCAGCCGGTTATTTTTCAGATGTTACCGGAGGTGAATATGCCAGGCTGCAGGTATCTGCTGATTCAAAGGAGATGCGTGTTTACCACAGGGAAGGGATGTACAAGGCTATCGGTGAACTTAGCAGGGGGACCAGGGAGCAGCTGCTCATCTGCCTGAGGCTGGGTTTCATTGAAGAATACGAAAAGCAGTCCGAGCCCCTTCCCCTGGTCATGGACGAAGTGCTTGTAAATTCTGATCCTGACCGGGTGGCACGGATGGCCGGTTTGCTTCATAAATTCTGTACAGAAAGGCAGATGATCGTATTCAGTTGCCACCCTGGGGTCGCAGGACTTTGGGAAAATAAAAAGATAAATGTCATTGAATTAGATAGCAGTTTAAAAAGACATTGAAATGGTTATTAACAGGGATAACACCAGCCGGGTTTCTACTAATGGACATTACCCGTTGTACAACTCATCAGCGTTGAATGTGGTTAAGTATGGCGCACTTGCC comes from Marinilabiliales bacterium and encodes:
- a CDS encoding DNA repair exonuclease, translated to MSNQYSTKSTLKQLKFVHTADLHLDTPFKGLATWNPSLAERMRDATYRSLVSIINLCINEKVDFLLVAGDIFDSENASLAAQIKFLDELKRLTEQNIPVYFICGNHDHLGAWDSSFVLPEGVYRFGSSHVEKITFSRGGKPAADIYGISYGSSHIRESLVPLYKKTGGAAPVSIAMLHGMADVVGYDEKYAPFRLGELLETTFDYWALGHVHKHRVLSRDPLVVYPGNPQGRDFGETGSRGCYLVEMKEGGKPEARFVPVHHIRFEEVDIDLNGVDSLYDMNDLIGAELDKVFHLQEAGRFMVRIRLTGRTELHRRLMRSGETEQMAEELNSRYGEGEHFLFVDSIELLTSLPVDVEKLAGGKDFTGELVRTIRHYEADEARLEGLVEKIVNELPAARIFRETGELSMQDKRDALERAKWLLLERLAGGPDNEPPV